The Zalophus californianus isolate mZalCal1 chromosome X, mZalCal1.pri.v2, whole genome shotgun sequence genome window below encodes:
- the LOC113930617 gene encoding A-kinase anchor protein 17B isoform X1, translating into MLAPFKIQIRVLLHLYENVLFRSLRSPGATMTVTVVYDNSEATELCAAQHLYLKPIAKLMINVLLPENSEPTRPFSNWEVLDQLKSLICPDQFTTVRLSKSTKDFIRFEGEAETRSLVQILKAKLHGKIIKLNGLKTDLKVVATDAQGEWERFPREKEAPASDGAEEQDQDKSPDSIYFEGLPCKWFAPKGSSGEKPCEEILRVVFESFGKIKNVDIPMLDPYREVMTGGNFGGFSFGLQTFEAFIQYQESTDFVKAMESLRGMRLMLKGDDGKALACNIKVMFDTTKHFSEGAIRRRNQERLKLQELEEERKKVKRDEEEAARKRKEEERRAQEKRKKARVRRRGPKERDRRRRRKPKAQAPTDSAREPESSEGWEERKFLLAQRRVEALRLLRVLLRKLAVRLFLNPSSCLGSTQFNPQGVGDASPKVNHAPGSALETLKKEELNTQCLQNQEEMPKYQVAKSDNKRKQKMKKRTRAHLRKSSHHLGRKKIRYSARKERTGKLSTEEYNHSLVSDQNSLRNVMIQDQSLEKEDHCSSRKSDSSTLFKPDHGRKQKIYETDEFIDYLLNYYQTPKYARICLEPSHIASPCQWQRSVHAKGNGFQINLRKRRHHSTSLGQMQNLATREWVQEDDYPSEVCTKDPEHKPQKRGKADDAKAWTKELKDHCQDTASETGDHLSPADGKSHLLEKTQAYQVKDSNSPCQSPVSSPSRSADLDLDLTDFLEEISSDSECFSEILSINEEEKERSVAPDDSSPEKRSLDDDEITASDREIRASPQTLSSKWNCYGEDGSSKSQLRQPGERSKPELRCSWLEGENSSRRGEKSTSKRRAMLAPKYLFDRGYYHEPGPSDLLDHSTRKRRRFGDSTPGQQVHCGPAPVPMASSKSAPVFSVGDLPQRRETPRKSEYNQEARRFKRHEHSRDSMLNSGNYYIRHNSQEHLGYGSYFGNGYASSLYFQMF; encoded by the exons ATGCTAGCACCATTCAAAATCCAAATCCGTGTCTTGCTCCATCTGTATGAAAATGTTCTCTTTCGCTCTCTAAGGTCTCCGGGGGCTACCATGACAGTCACCGTGGTATATGATAACTCTGAGGCGACGGAGCTGTGTGCGGCTCAGCACCTCTACCTCAAGCCCATAGCAAAATTGATGATTAATGTCTTGCTCCCAGAGAACTCAGAACCAACGAGGCCCTTCTCCAACTGGGAAGTGCTTGACCAGCTGAAGAGCCTGATTTGCCCTGACCAGTTCACCACCGTTCGGCTCTCCAAGAGCACAAAGGACTTCATCCGATTTGAGGGTGAGGCTGAAACACGCAGTTTGGTTCAGATCTTGAAGGCCAAGTTACATGGGAAGATCATCAAGCTGAATGGTTTGAAAACAGACTTAAAAGTCGTGGCTACAGATGCCCAGGGAGAGTGGGAGCGCTTCCCCAGGGAAAAGGAGGCCCCAGCGAGTGATGGGGCCGAAGAGCAGGACCAGGACAAGAGCCCAGATTCAATCTATTTCGAAGGCTTGCCCTGCAAATGGTTTGCGCCCAAAGGCTCCAGCGGGGAGAAGCCCTGTGAAGAGATCCTTCGGGTGGTCTTTGAGAGCTTTGGGAAGATCAAGAATGTGGACATCCCTATGCTGGATCCTTACAGAGAAGTGATGACTGGTGGAAACTTCGGGGGTTTTAGCTTTGGCTTGCAGACGTTTGAGGCCTTTATCCAGTACCAGGAGTCGACTGACTTCGTGAAAGCCATGGAGTCCCTTCGAGGGATGAGGCTGATGTTGAAGGGAGATGATGGGAAAGCTCTGGCCTGTAACATCAAG GTTATGTTTGATACAACCAAACATTTCAGCGAAGGGGCTATAAGGAGGAGAAATCAAGAAAGGCTAAAGTTAcaagagctggaggaagaaaggaaaaaagtaaagagagaCGAGGAAGAGGCTGCAAG aaaaagaaaagaggaagaaaggagagcccaggaaaagaggaagaaggccAGGGTGAGGAGACGAGGCCCgaaggagagagacagacgcCGGCGCAGGAAACCCAAGGCCCAAGCCCCCACTGACAGCGCCCGGGAGCCCGAGTCTTCGGAGGGGTGGGAGGAGCGGAAGTTCCTCCTGGCCCAGAGGCGGGTGGAGGCTCTCCGGCTGCTCCGGGTACTCTTGAGGAAACTTGCAGTAAGGCTCTTTCTCAATCCATCTTCATGTTTG ggaTCCACACAGTTTAACCCGCAGGGGGTAGGTGATGCAAGCCCAAAAGTGAATCATGCTCCAGGGAGCGCGTTGGAAACTCTGAAGAAAGAAGAGTTAAACACTCAGTGTCttcaaaatcaggaagaaatgccAAAATACCAGGTTGCCAAGTCAGACAATAAgcgaaaacaaaaaatgaagaaaagaactaGGGCTCACTTACGTAAATCTTCCCACCaccttgggagaaaaaaaataagatattcagCTAGGAAAGAGAGAACTGGAAAATTATCAACCGAGGAATACAATCACAGTTTGGTCTCTGACCAGAATTCTTTGCGGAATGTGATGATTCAAGATCAGTCTCTTGAGAAAGAAGACCACTGCAGTTCTAGGAAATCCGATTCTTCCACATTATTTAAGCCAGACCATGGCAGGAAACAGAAGATCTATGAAACAGATGAATTTATTGATTACCTATTAAACTACTATCAAACTCCAAAGTATGCCCGGATCTGCCTAGAGCCAAGTCATATAGCAAGCCCATGTCAGTGGCAGAGGTCTGTCCATGCTAAGGGAAATGGATTTCAGATCAATCTGAGAAAACGTAGACATCACTCCACCAGTCTGGGCCAAATGCAAAACCTGGCAACGAGAGAATGGGTTCAAGAAGATGACTACCCATCAGAGGTCTGTACTAAGGATCCTGAGCATAAACcacaaaagagaggaaaagcgGATGATGCCAAAGCATGGACCAAGGAGTTAAAAGATCATTGCCAGGACACAGCTAGTGAAACTGGTGATCACCTGTCCCCAGCTGATGGAAAGAGCCATCTGTTGGAAAAGACGCAAGCTTACCAGGTCAAAGATTCCAACTCCCCATGTCAGAGTCCCGTTTCCTCACCCAGTCGGTCAGCCGACTTAGATTTGGACTTGACAGATTTCTTAGAGGAAATCAGTAGTGATTCCGAGTGCTTTAGTGAAATCCTTAGCATAAacgaagaggagaaagagaggtcTGTAGCCCCAGATGATAGCTCCCCAGAAAAAAGATCTCTTGATGACGACGAGATCACCGCTAGCGATCGAGAAATTAGGGCAAGTCCGCAGACCTTGTCTTCAAAGTGGAACTGTTATGGGGAGGACGGCTCCTCTAAATCCCAGCTGAGGCAACCAGGTGAGAGGTCCAAGCCTGAACTGAGATGTTCATGGCTGGAGGGCGAGAACAGTTCCAGGAGAGGTGAGAAGAGCACCAGCAAAAGGAGGGCAATGCTAGCCCCCAAATACTTGTTCGACAGAGGCTACTACCACGAGCCCGGTCCTAGTGATCTGTTGGACCACAGcacaaggaagaggaggaggttcGGCGATAGCACGCCCGGACAGCAGGTGCACTGTGGGCCCGCTCCCGTGCCGATGGCGTCATCAAAAAGTGCTCCTGTTTTCTCTGTGGGGGATTTGCCCCAAAGAAGAGAGACTCCGCGGAAGTCGGAATATAACCAGGAGGCCAGAAGGTTTAAAAGACACGAGCATTCTAGAGATTCCATGCTGAATTCTGGTAATTATTATATTAGACATAACAGTCAGGAGCACCTCGGCTATGGAAGCTATTTTGGAAACGGCTACGCTAGTtctctctattttcaaatgttttga
- the LOC113930617 gene encoding A-kinase anchor protein 17B isoform X5 yields the protein MLAPFKIQIRVLLHLYENVLFRSLRSPGATMTVTVVYDNSEATELCAAQHLYLKPIAKLMINVLLPENSEPTRPFSNWEVLDQLKSLICPDQFTTVRLSKSTKDFIRFEGEAETRSLVQILKAKLHGKIIKLNGLKTDLKVVATDAQGEWERFPREKEAPASDGAEEQDQDKSPDSIYFEGLPCKWFAPKGSSGEKPCEEILRVVFESFGKIKNVDIPMLDPYREVMTGGNFGGFSFGLQTFEAFIQYQESTDFVKAMESLRGMRLMLKGDDGKALACNIKVMFDTTKHFSEGAIRRRNQERLKLQELEEERKKVKRDEEEAARKRKEEERRAQEKRKKARVRRRGPKERDRRRRRKPKAQAPTDSAREPESSEGWEERKFLLAQRRVEALRLLRVLLRKLAVRLFLNPSSCLVGT from the exons ATGCTAGCACCATTCAAAATCCAAATCCGTGTCTTGCTCCATCTGTATGAAAATGTTCTCTTTCGCTCTCTAAGGTCTCCGGGGGCTACCATGACAGTCACCGTGGTATATGATAACTCTGAGGCGACGGAGCTGTGTGCGGCTCAGCACCTCTACCTCAAGCCCATAGCAAAATTGATGATTAATGTCTTGCTCCCAGAGAACTCAGAACCAACGAGGCCCTTCTCCAACTGGGAAGTGCTTGACCAGCTGAAGAGCCTGATTTGCCCTGACCAGTTCACCACCGTTCGGCTCTCCAAGAGCACAAAGGACTTCATCCGATTTGAGGGTGAGGCTGAAACACGCAGTTTGGTTCAGATCTTGAAGGCCAAGTTACATGGGAAGATCATCAAGCTGAATGGTTTGAAAACAGACTTAAAAGTCGTGGCTACAGATGCCCAGGGAGAGTGGGAGCGCTTCCCCAGGGAAAAGGAGGCCCCAGCGAGTGATGGGGCCGAAGAGCAGGACCAGGACAAGAGCCCAGATTCAATCTATTTCGAAGGCTTGCCCTGCAAATGGTTTGCGCCCAAAGGCTCCAGCGGGGAGAAGCCCTGTGAAGAGATCCTTCGGGTGGTCTTTGAGAGCTTTGGGAAGATCAAGAATGTGGACATCCCTATGCTGGATCCTTACAGAGAAGTGATGACTGGTGGAAACTTCGGGGGTTTTAGCTTTGGCTTGCAGACGTTTGAGGCCTTTATCCAGTACCAGGAGTCGACTGACTTCGTGAAAGCCATGGAGTCCCTTCGAGGGATGAGGCTGATGTTGAAGGGAGATGATGGGAAAGCTCTGGCCTGTAACATCAAG GTTATGTTTGATACAACCAAACATTTCAGCGAAGGGGCTATAAGGAGGAGAAATCAAGAAAGGCTAAAGTTAcaagagctggaggaagaaaggaaaaaagtaaagagagaCGAGGAAGAGGCTGCAAG aaaaagaaaagaggaagaaaggagagcccaggaaaagaggaagaaggccAGGGTGAGGAGACGAGGCCCgaaggagagagacagacgcCGGCGCAGGAAACCCAAGGCCCAAGCCCCCACTGACAGCGCCCGGGAGCCCGAGTCTTCGGAGGGGTGGGAGGAGCGGAAGTTCCTCCTGGCCCAGAGGCGGGTGGAGGCTCTCCGGCTGCTCCGGGTACTCTTGAGGAAACTTGCAGTAAGGCTCTTTCTCAATCCATCTTCATGTTTGGTAGGTACCTGA
- the LOC113930617 gene encoding A-kinase anchor protein 17B isoform X2: protein MLAPFKIQIRVLLHLYENVLFRSLRSPGATMTVTVVYDNSEATELCAAQHLYLKPIAKLMINVLLPENSEPTRPFSNWEVLDQLKSLICPDQFTTVRLSKSTKDFIRFEGEAETRSLVQILKAKLHGKIIKLNGLKTDLKVVATDAQGEWERFPREKEAPASDGAEEQDQDKSPDSIYFEGLPCKWFAPKGSSGEKPCEEILRVVFESFGKIKNVDIPMLDPYREVMTGGNFGGFSFGLQTFEAFIQYQESTDFVKAMESLRGMRLMLKGDDGKALACNIKVMFDTTKHFSEGAIRRRNQERLKLQELEEERKKVKRDEEEAARKRKEEERRAQEKRKKARVRRRGPKERDRRRRRKPKAQAPTDSAREPESSEGWEERKFLLAQRRVEALRLLRVLLRKLAGSTQFNPQGVGDASPKVNHAPGSALETLKKEELNTQCLQNQEEMPKYQVAKSDNKRKQKMKKRTRAHLRKSSHHLGRKKIRYSARKERTGKLSTEEYNHSLVSDQNSLRNVMIQDQSLEKEDHCSSRKSDSSTLFKPDHGRKQKIYETDEFIDYLLNYYQTPKYARICLEPSHIASPCQWQRSVHAKGNGFQINLRKRRHHSTSLGQMQNLATREWVQEDDYPSEVCTKDPEHKPQKRGKADDAKAWTKELKDHCQDTASETGDHLSPADGKSHLLEKTQAYQVKDSNSPCQSPVSSPSRSADLDLDLTDFLEEISSDSECFSEILSINEEEKERSVAPDDSSPEKRSLDDDEITASDREIRASPQTLSSKWNCYGEDGSSKSQLRQPGERSKPELRCSWLEGENSSRRGEKSTSKRRAMLAPKYLFDRGYYHEPGPSDLLDHSTRKRRRFGDSTPGQQVHCGPAPVPMASSKSAPVFSVGDLPQRRETPRKSEYNQEARRFKRHEHSRDSMLNSGNYYIRHNSQEHLGYGSYFGNGYASSLYFQMF from the exons ATGCTAGCACCATTCAAAATCCAAATCCGTGTCTTGCTCCATCTGTATGAAAATGTTCTCTTTCGCTCTCTAAGGTCTCCGGGGGCTACCATGACAGTCACCGTGGTATATGATAACTCTGAGGCGACGGAGCTGTGTGCGGCTCAGCACCTCTACCTCAAGCCCATAGCAAAATTGATGATTAATGTCTTGCTCCCAGAGAACTCAGAACCAACGAGGCCCTTCTCCAACTGGGAAGTGCTTGACCAGCTGAAGAGCCTGATTTGCCCTGACCAGTTCACCACCGTTCGGCTCTCCAAGAGCACAAAGGACTTCATCCGATTTGAGGGTGAGGCTGAAACACGCAGTTTGGTTCAGATCTTGAAGGCCAAGTTACATGGGAAGATCATCAAGCTGAATGGTTTGAAAACAGACTTAAAAGTCGTGGCTACAGATGCCCAGGGAGAGTGGGAGCGCTTCCCCAGGGAAAAGGAGGCCCCAGCGAGTGATGGGGCCGAAGAGCAGGACCAGGACAAGAGCCCAGATTCAATCTATTTCGAAGGCTTGCCCTGCAAATGGTTTGCGCCCAAAGGCTCCAGCGGGGAGAAGCCCTGTGAAGAGATCCTTCGGGTGGTCTTTGAGAGCTTTGGGAAGATCAAGAATGTGGACATCCCTATGCTGGATCCTTACAGAGAAGTGATGACTGGTGGAAACTTCGGGGGTTTTAGCTTTGGCTTGCAGACGTTTGAGGCCTTTATCCAGTACCAGGAGTCGACTGACTTCGTGAAAGCCATGGAGTCCCTTCGAGGGATGAGGCTGATGTTGAAGGGAGATGATGGGAAAGCTCTGGCCTGTAACATCAAG GTTATGTTTGATACAACCAAACATTTCAGCGAAGGGGCTATAAGGAGGAGAAATCAAGAAAGGCTAAAGTTAcaagagctggaggaagaaaggaaaaaagtaaagagagaCGAGGAAGAGGCTGCAAG aaaaagaaaagaggaagaaaggagagcccaggaaaagaggaagaaggccAGGGTGAGGAGACGAGGCCCgaaggagagagacagacgcCGGCGCAGGAAACCCAAGGCCCAAGCCCCCACTGACAGCGCCCGGGAGCCCGAGTCTTCGGAGGGGTGGGAGGAGCGGAAGTTCCTCCTGGCCCAGAGGCGGGTGGAGGCTCTCCGGCTGCTCCGGGTACTCTTGAGGAAACTTGCA ggaTCCACACAGTTTAACCCGCAGGGGGTAGGTGATGCAAGCCCAAAAGTGAATCATGCTCCAGGGAGCGCGTTGGAAACTCTGAAGAAAGAAGAGTTAAACACTCAGTGTCttcaaaatcaggaagaaatgccAAAATACCAGGTTGCCAAGTCAGACAATAAgcgaaaacaaaaaatgaagaaaagaactaGGGCTCACTTACGTAAATCTTCCCACCaccttgggagaaaaaaaataagatattcagCTAGGAAAGAGAGAACTGGAAAATTATCAACCGAGGAATACAATCACAGTTTGGTCTCTGACCAGAATTCTTTGCGGAATGTGATGATTCAAGATCAGTCTCTTGAGAAAGAAGACCACTGCAGTTCTAGGAAATCCGATTCTTCCACATTATTTAAGCCAGACCATGGCAGGAAACAGAAGATCTATGAAACAGATGAATTTATTGATTACCTATTAAACTACTATCAAACTCCAAAGTATGCCCGGATCTGCCTAGAGCCAAGTCATATAGCAAGCCCATGTCAGTGGCAGAGGTCTGTCCATGCTAAGGGAAATGGATTTCAGATCAATCTGAGAAAACGTAGACATCACTCCACCAGTCTGGGCCAAATGCAAAACCTGGCAACGAGAGAATGGGTTCAAGAAGATGACTACCCATCAGAGGTCTGTACTAAGGATCCTGAGCATAAACcacaaaagagaggaaaagcgGATGATGCCAAAGCATGGACCAAGGAGTTAAAAGATCATTGCCAGGACACAGCTAGTGAAACTGGTGATCACCTGTCCCCAGCTGATGGAAAGAGCCATCTGTTGGAAAAGACGCAAGCTTACCAGGTCAAAGATTCCAACTCCCCATGTCAGAGTCCCGTTTCCTCACCCAGTCGGTCAGCCGACTTAGATTTGGACTTGACAGATTTCTTAGAGGAAATCAGTAGTGATTCCGAGTGCTTTAGTGAAATCCTTAGCATAAacgaagaggagaaagagaggtcTGTAGCCCCAGATGATAGCTCCCCAGAAAAAAGATCTCTTGATGACGACGAGATCACCGCTAGCGATCGAGAAATTAGGGCAAGTCCGCAGACCTTGTCTTCAAAGTGGAACTGTTATGGGGAGGACGGCTCCTCTAAATCCCAGCTGAGGCAACCAGGTGAGAGGTCCAAGCCTGAACTGAGATGTTCATGGCTGGAGGGCGAGAACAGTTCCAGGAGAGGTGAGAAGAGCACCAGCAAAAGGAGGGCAATGCTAGCCCCCAAATACTTGTTCGACAGAGGCTACTACCACGAGCCCGGTCCTAGTGATCTGTTGGACCACAGcacaaggaagaggaggaggttcGGCGATAGCACGCCCGGACAGCAGGTGCACTGTGGGCCCGCTCCCGTGCCGATGGCGTCATCAAAAAGTGCTCCTGTTTTCTCTGTGGGGGATTTGCCCCAAAGAAGAGAGACTCCGCGGAAGTCGGAATATAACCAGGAGGCCAGAAGGTTTAAAAGACACGAGCATTCTAGAGATTCCATGCTGAATTCTGGTAATTATTATATTAGACATAACAGTCAGGAGCACCTCGGCTATGGAAGCTATTTTGGAAACGGCTACGCTAGTtctctctattttcaaatgttttga
- the LOC113930617 gene encoding A-kinase anchor protein 17B isoform X3, translating into MTVTVVYDNSEATELCAAQHLYLKPIAKLMINVLLPENSEPTRPFSNWEVLDQLKSLICPDQFTTVRLSKSTKDFIRFEGEAETRSLVQILKAKLHGKIIKLNGLKTDLKVVATDAQGEWERFPREKEAPASDGAEEQDQDKSPDSIYFEGLPCKWFAPKGSSGEKPCEEILRVVFESFGKIKNVDIPMLDPYREVMTGGNFGGFSFGLQTFEAFIQYQESTDFVKAMESLRGMRLMLKGDDGKALACNIKVMFDTTKHFSEGAIRRRNQERLKLQELEEERKKVKRDEEEAARKRKEEERRAQEKRKKARVRRRGPKERDRRRRRKPKAQAPTDSAREPESSEGWEERKFLLAQRRVEALRLLRVLLRKLAVRLFLNPSSCLGSTQFNPQGVGDASPKVNHAPGSALETLKKEELNTQCLQNQEEMPKYQVAKSDNKRKQKMKKRTRAHLRKSSHHLGRKKIRYSARKERTGKLSTEEYNHSLVSDQNSLRNVMIQDQSLEKEDHCSSRKSDSSTLFKPDHGRKQKIYETDEFIDYLLNYYQTPKYARICLEPSHIASPCQWQRSVHAKGNGFQINLRKRRHHSTSLGQMQNLATREWVQEDDYPSEVCTKDPEHKPQKRGKADDAKAWTKELKDHCQDTASETGDHLSPADGKSHLLEKTQAYQVKDSNSPCQSPVSSPSRSADLDLDLTDFLEEISSDSECFSEILSINEEEKERSVAPDDSSPEKRSLDDDEITASDREIRASPQTLSSKWNCYGEDGSSKSQLRQPGERSKPELRCSWLEGENSSRRGEKSTSKRRAMLAPKYLFDRGYYHEPGPSDLLDHSTRKRRRFGDSTPGQQVHCGPAPVPMASSKSAPVFSVGDLPQRRETPRKSEYNQEARRFKRHEHSRDSMLNSGNYYIRHNSQEHLGYGSYFGNGYASSLYFQMF; encoded by the exons ATGACAGTCACCGTGGTATATGATAACTCTGAGGCGACGGAGCTGTGTGCGGCTCAGCACCTCTACCTCAAGCCCATAGCAAAATTGATGATTAATGTCTTGCTCCCAGAGAACTCAGAACCAACGAGGCCCTTCTCCAACTGGGAAGTGCTTGACCAGCTGAAGAGCCTGATTTGCCCTGACCAGTTCACCACCGTTCGGCTCTCCAAGAGCACAAAGGACTTCATCCGATTTGAGGGTGAGGCTGAAACACGCAGTTTGGTTCAGATCTTGAAGGCCAAGTTACATGGGAAGATCATCAAGCTGAATGGTTTGAAAACAGACTTAAAAGTCGTGGCTACAGATGCCCAGGGAGAGTGGGAGCGCTTCCCCAGGGAAAAGGAGGCCCCAGCGAGTGATGGGGCCGAAGAGCAGGACCAGGACAAGAGCCCAGATTCAATCTATTTCGAAGGCTTGCCCTGCAAATGGTTTGCGCCCAAAGGCTCCAGCGGGGAGAAGCCCTGTGAAGAGATCCTTCGGGTGGTCTTTGAGAGCTTTGGGAAGATCAAGAATGTGGACATCCCTATGCTGGATCCTTACAGAGAAGTGATGACTGGTGGAAACTTCGGGGGTTTTAGCTTTGGCTTGCAGACGTTTGAGGCCTTTATCCAGTACCAGGAGTCGACTGACTTCGTGAAAGCCATGGAGTCCCTTCGAGGGATGAGGCTGATGTTGAAGGGAGATGATGGGAAAGCTCTGGCCTGTAACATCAAG GTTATGTTTGATACAACCAAACATTTCAGCGAAGGGGCTATAAGGAGGAGAAATCAAGAAAGGCTAAAGTTAcaagagctggaggaagaaaggaaaaaagtaaagagagaCGAGGAAGAGGCTGCAAG aaaaagaaaagaggaagaaaggagagcccaggaaaagaggaagaaggccAGGGTGAGGAGACGAGGCCCgaaggagagagacagacgcCGGCGCAGGAAACCCAAGGCCCAAGCCCCCACTGACAGCGCCCGGGAGCCCGAGTCTTCGGAGGGGTGGGAGGAGCGGAAGTTCCTCCTGGCCCAGAGGCGGGTGGAGGCTCTCCGGCTGCTCCGGGTACTCTTGAGGAAACTTGCAGTAAGGCTCTTTCTCAATCCATCTTCATGTTTG ggaTCCACACAGTTTAACCCGCAGGGGGTAGGTGATGCAAGCCCAAAAGTGAATCATGCTCCAGGGAGCGCGTTGGAAACTCTGAAGAAAGAAGAGTTAAACACTCAGTGTCttcaaaatcaggaagaaatgccAAAATACCAGGTTGCCAAGTCAGACAATAAgcgaaaacaaaaaatgaagaaaagaactaGGGCTCACTTACGTAAATCTTCCCACCaccttgggagaaaaaaaataagatattcagCTAGGAAAGAGAGAACTGGAAAATTATCAACCGAGGAATACAATCACAGTTTGGTCTCTGACCAGAATTCTTTGCGGAATGTGATGATTCAAGATCAGTCTCTTGAGAAAGAAGACCACTGCAGTTCTAGGAAATCCGATTCTTCCACATTATTTAAGCCAGACCATGGCAGGAAACAGAAGATCTATGAAACAGATGAATTTATTGATTACCTATTAAACTACTATCAAACTCCAAAGTATGCCCGGATCTGCCTAGAGCCAAGTCATATAGCAAGCCCATGTCAGTGGCAGAGGTCTGTCCATGCTAAGGGAAATGGATTTCAGATCAATCTGAGAAAACGTAGACATCACTCCACCAGTCTGGGCCAAATGCAAAACCTGGCAACGAGAGAATGGGTTCAAGAAGATGACTACCCATCAGAGGTCTGTACTAAGGATCCTGAGCATAAACcacaaaagagaggaaaagcgGATGATGCCAAAGCATGGACCAAGGAGTTAAAAGATCATTGCCAGGACACAGCTAGTGAAACTGGTGATCACCTGTCCCCAGCTGATGGAAAGAGCCATCTGTTGGAAAAGACGCAAGCTTACCAGGTCAAAGATTCCAACTCCCCATGTCAGAGTCCCGTTTCCTCACCCAGTCGGTCAGCCGACTTAGATTTGGACTTGACAGATTTCTTAGAGGAAATCAGTAGTGATTCCGAGTGCTTTAGTGAAATCCTTAGCATAAacgaagaggagaaagagaggtcTGTAGCCCCAGATGATAGCTCCCCAGAAAAAAGATCTCTTGATGACGACGAGATCACCGCTAGCGATCGAGAAATTAGGGCAAGTCCGCAGACCTTGTCTTCAAAGTGGAACTGTTATGGGGAGGACGGCTCCTCTAAATCCCAGCTGAGGCAACCAGGTGAGAGGTCCAAGCCTGAACTGAGATGTTCATGGCTGGAGGGCGAGAACAGTTCCAGGAGAGGTGAGAAGAGCACCAGCAAAAGGAGGGCAATGCTAGCCCCCAAATACTTGTTCGACAGAGGCTACTACCACGAGCCCGGTCCTAGTGATCTGTTGGACCACAGcacaaggaagaggaggaggttcGGCGATAGCACGCCCGGACAGCAGGTGCACTGTGGGCCCGCTCCCGTGCCGATGGCGTCATCAAAAAGTGCTCCTGTTTTCTCTGTGGGGGATTTGCCCCAAAGAAGAGAGACTCCGCGGAAGTCGGAATATAACCAGGAGGCCAGAAGGTTTAAAAGACACGAGCATTCTAGAGATTCCATGCTGAATTCTGGTAATTATTATATTAGACATAACAGTCAGGAGCACCTCGGCTATGGAAGCTATTTTGGAAACGGCTACGCTAGTtctctctattttcaaatgttttga